The segment TCGCGCCGAGGCCGGTGATCTCGGTGTAGTAGCCGACCTGGAACTGCAGCGGCTTCTCAGCGGTGCCGTACGTCCCGGGCTTGAACAGGAACGCGTACCGCTGCGTACCCATCTCGTTGTTGACCTGCGCGGCATGCGTGGCGTCCAGCTTGGCCTGGATGTCGGCCAGCGGCATGCTCGGGTCGAAGACGGTCACGTTCGCGCCGAGGTTCGGGGCGCCGGCGCTCGCCGTCGCGGCGGCGGCCGGCGAGCTGCCGGCGCCGGCAGCGGCGAGGGCCAGGCCGAGAGCGAGCGCTCCGGCGGTGATGCGGCGCAGTGGGGTACGGCCCATGCGCTCGCGAATTAGGGTCATGCGGGGAGTCCCTTCCGGAAACAAGATCGCAATGATCCCGGTCACAGAAGCAATCGGCGAACGCCCATGTCAAGAGGGGTGAACCGGCATCCCGGGCATAGTCGGGCAAGGCAGTCAGGTTCCGGAACCGCGGTGTCCGATAAGTCCACTGGAACCGGTCCCGGAATCGCTTACGGGGCTCTTCGGGCGAACACCACGACGTTGCTCCGATAGCTCCCCTGCGACCGGTCGAACGTCCCGCCGCAGGTGATCAGACGAAGCTCCGGACCGTCCACCGGGCCGTAGACGTCGTCGCTCGGGAAGTCGTTCTTCGGGTGTGTGGTCACTTTGGAAACCACGAACTCGGCTGCGGTACCGTCGGTACGCCGTACCGAAATGCGGTCGCCGCGCCGCAACTCGCGCAACCGGTAGAACACTGCCGGGCCCTCGCGTGCCGTGTCCACATGCCCGACCAGCACCGCGGCGCCGGACTCGCCCGGCGAGGGCGCGTTCTTGTACCAGCCGGCCGGGGCGTCGGCGCGCAGTGGCGGGACGTCGATGGTCCCGTCGCGGCGCAGGCCGACCGCCGTGACGGGTGTACGCAACTTGATTGCCGGAATGTCGAGCCGGACGGGCGCCGACCGCTTCATGGTGTCCTTCTTGACTGCGGCGGCGCGCGAGGGAGGTGCCGGAACCGGTTCGGCGGCCTCCGAAAGCGGGGCCGAGGCAAAGGCTGCCGGCGGCGGCTCCGGCTCGGCGACGGGTGGCGGCAGGCCGTCCTCGATCCGGAACCCCATCGCGGTGGTCACCGTCCCGAGCACCGCCAGCAGCAGCGCGAACGCTGCTGCCCGGCGGTCACGCACCCAAGACCGCGCCGGCCGGGCCCACGGCGGCGGAGCCTTGCGCCGGACGTCATCCACCCACTGCGGCCGAGCCTCGCGCCGGACGTCATCCACCCACTGCGGCCGAGCCTCGCGCCGGACGTCATCCACCCACTGCGGCCGAGCCTCGCGCCGGACGTCATCAGCCCACCTCAGCGGGGGAGGGCGCCGTGCGTTCATCCGTCAGCCGCGTCCCGGGCGCCGGAACGCGTAGCCGGCCGTGCCCATCGCCGCGGTCAGCAGGAACGCGCCGGTCACCAGCAGCGCCAGCTTGCGGCCACTGACCCCGCTGCCACCACCGGCGTCCACCCCACCGGACGGCGTCCGGGTGGAGACCGGGTCGGTCGGCGTCCGGGTCGGCTCCTCGGTCTCCGGGTCGGTCTCGCCCGGGTCGGGTGGCAGGGTCCCGGACGGCGTCGGCGCGACGGGTGACGGACTGTCCGGCGGCAGTGAGCCGGACGGCACGGCGGAGGCGGACGGCCCCGGCTGGCCGCCGGTGTTGTTGCCCTCGTCATCCGGGCTGCAGGAGGCCAGCACCACGAAGAGGAGAATCAGTCCCAGCAGGATCCCGACGCCGACGGTGGTGAGCCAGTTCCGATTCATCTGTGCCTCCGGATGCGGCGGCGCGGGGGCCACCCACATTATCGGCCGGTGAACAAACCCGCATATCGGTGTCGGTGATCGGTCACTTCGGAGCTTCGACTGTTCTCAGGTACCCGCCGAGTACCCGTTTCAGCTCCACCGCAAGCGCGGGCCGTTCCTCCTCGGGTGCGGCGACCACGAGTGGCACCATCGCCTGGAAGATCTGCACCAGCACCCGCGCGCTGCGGACGCGGTCCGCGTCCGGCTGCTCCGGGGCCCGCGTGGCCAGGATCGCTTCGATCCGGCCGAGCAGTGCGCCCTGGATCGGCCCGGCCGCGGCGGCCAGGTCGGGCGGCATGTCAGGGCGGGCGAAGAGCGCCTTGAACCCGGGATTGTCCACGTTGAACGCGAGGATCGGATCGACCACCCGGTCCAGCAGCTCGTCGAGCGGGAGGGCCGCGAGGTCCCCGTCGAACGCGGCCCGGTGCGCGATTCCCATCTCGGCGACGAATCGGTCCGCGAGAGCCTGGGCCAGGGCTGTCTTGTTCGGAAAGAACTGGTACAGCGAGCCGGGCGAGATGCCCGCCGTCGCGGCGATCGCGTTGGTGGTGGCACGCTCGTAGCCCACCTGGGCGAAGACGCCGGCCGCGGCGTCGAGGATCTCGGCGATCCGCCGCTCGCCCCGCGCCTGCCGGCGGCGCGGACGTTCGTCGGGCATGGACACTCCTTGCAAAACACGAGCGATCGCTCGTATTGTGGCCGTCAAACACGAGTCGTTGCTCGCAAAATAGCAGGAGACCCCGATGACCCGTCGCCGGGCCAGGTGGACCCTGGCCGTTGCCGCCCTGCTCACCGTCCTCTCCGCGATCCTCGCCGCCGGGGTGCTCGACCGGCTCTCGCTCAACCGGTTCGAAGCGCCCGGCGCCGAGTCCATGCGGGCCCGGGCTGCGCTAGCCGGGCAGTTCGGCACCGGAAGCCCCAATCTGACCCTGCTGGTGACCGCAACTGCCGGCACTGTGGACAGTCCCGCCGTGGTCGCCGCCGGACAGGCCCTCACCGAGGAACTGGCCGGGCGACCGGGAGTGGCCGACGTCTGGTCCTACTGGAGCACCGGCAACCTGGGCACGCTGCGCAGCGACGATGCCCGGCAGGCGCTGGTGCTCGCGTGGCTGCCCGGGGACGCGGATCACGTACGCCGCGACGTCCTGCCCACCCTCACGCCGGCGTTCACCCGGGCGGACGGCACGATCACTGTGCAGGTCGGGGGTGGGGACGAGGTCTTCCGTACCGTCATGCAGCAGGCCCGGGCCGACTTCCTGCGCGCCGAACTGATCGTCCTCCCGCTGGTGTTCGTGCTGCTCTGCGTGGTGTTCCGGCGCCCGGCGGCCGCGGCGGTCACGCTCGGGGCGGGGATCTTCGCGGTGCTCGGGTCGCTCGCTCTGCTGCGCGGTGTCGTCGAGTTCGTCGAGATCTCCACGTTCGCGTCGAACATCGCGCTGGTCATGGGGATCGGCCTCGGGGTCGACTACGGCCTGTTCATGATCTTCCGGTTCGGGGAGGAGCTGCGCGCCGGCGCGACGGTCACCGAGGCGGTCCGGCGCAGCAGGCGCTTCGCCGGGCGTACCGTGATCTTCTCGGCCGCCACGGTCGCCGCGTCCCTCGCCGTGCTGCTGCTCTTCCCCTTCCCCTTCCTCGCGTCGTTCGCCTACGCCGGCATCGCTGTGGTGCTGGCCGCCGCGCTCGCCGCGACGGTGTTCCTGCCGGCAGCGCTCACGCTGCTCGGCCGCCGCGCGCAGCCTGCGGCGCGCGGCGACGGCACTTTCTGGCACGGCCTGGCTGTGCGGGTCATGAAGAAACCGATCCGGTACGGCGGAAGCGCCCTCGCCGTCCTGCTGCTTCTCGGCGCGCCGCTGCTCGGGATCCGGTTCGGCCTGCCCGACGACCGGGTGCTGCCCGCTTCCGCGCCGGTCCGCCAGATGTACGACGACATCCGCGCCGGCTTCCCCCAGGAGGAGGCCGACGCCCTGCAGATCGTCGCGGCCCCGATGGCGGACCTCGATTCCTACGCTGCGGCTCTCTCCCGCCTGACCGGGGTGGTTCGCGTCGACTCCGCCGCCGGCTCGTTCACCGCCGGCGCCCCGGTGCCCGGCATCGACCCCGCCCGCTTCACTGGCTCCGGTGGCACCTGGCTCTCCGTCGTCCCGTCCAGCGCCGCCCTCGAAACGGACGCCACTGCGCTGGTCGCCGCCGTCCGGGCCGTCCCCGCGCCCGCCCCGGTCGACGTCGGCGGCTACCCGGCCGACCTGGCCGACTACCGCGCCGGCGTGCTGGACCGGCTGCCGCTGATCGGCGCCGCGATCCTGATCGTCACCTTCATCGTCCTGTTCCTGATGACCGGCAGCGTCGTCGCCCCGCTGAAGGCCGCCGCACTCAACCTGCTCAGCCTGTCGGTGATGTTCGGCGCGCTGGTCTTCGTCTTCCAGCAGGGCAACTTCGCCGGGCTGCTCGGGTTCACGCCGACCGGTTCGATCGAGCCGAGCATCCCGATCCTGATGTTCTGCGTCGCGTGGGGGCTGTCGATGGACTACGAGGTCTTCCTGCTGGCCCGGATCAAGGAGGAGTACGACCGCACCGGCGACCCGTACGCCGCTGTCCCCGCCGGCATCGCCCGCAGCGCGCCGCTGGTCACCGCCGCCGCGGTCATCCTGGCCGCGTCGTTCGCGGCGTACGCCACCGGCCGCGTCGTCTTCCTCCAACAGCTCGGCATCGGCATGGCCCTCGCTGTGCTCGTCGACGCCACGCTGGTCCGCGGCGTGCTGATGCCGGCTTTCCTGCGGCTGGCCGGAGACGCCAACTGGTGGGCGCCGGCTCCGCTGCGCCGCCTGCAGCAGCGGCTCGGCCGGATCGAGCCGCCGCTGCCGGCCGAGCCGGTCAGAGCACCTGGATGAGCAGGTAGGCGTAGATCGCCTGGGTCACCACACCGGCCGAACCCAGCACGATCGCCAGCGTCCCGTCACGGCGTGCCGGCGACCCCGGCCCCGACCCGCGCAGCTCCCGCAGCCCCATCAGAATCGCGAAGATCGAGCACAGCAGCAGCGGGTTGATCACCAGGCTGACCGCTCCGACCATGACCGTTCGGCGCGAAGCGGACATCCGGCCCGTGACCGGCTCCGGCACAGCCACCGGCAGCGGAGTCGTATATCCCAACTGCTCGGACACGGCATCCACCGGCTGGGACAGAAAGGCGGACCCGTACCCCGGTGAAGCAGCCGGCAGCGGTGCCGCCGGCGTGGTGATGGACGGCGCCGTGATCTCCGCCGAGGCCGGCGCGAACAGCTCGCCACCTGCGGCTTCGCCAGTATGCGGCCCCGGCACCGGCTCGCCGATCGGCTTGGTCGCCGGCCCGCCCCGCCACCCGGCCGAGATGGTGGTCGGCGGGGCAGCGGGCGCGCCGGGCTGGACATGCGAGGTCCACTCCTGGCCGTCCCACCAGCGGAGGGCGGGCAGGCCGCTGGGGTCGGCGTACCATCCGGCGGGCGCGGGGCTGCTCATGGGCGCGTCCTTCTCTGACTGCGGGAGAGGCCGTAGTTCCCGATCGGCGCAGCACGCCCCAGCCTGAGAAAACCTTCCGTGGTACGCGTGACGCAAAGTCCCCGCCGCACCAAGCGACCACCCACATGGAGACGCCCCAGCGCCCCCGCCGGGCTTACCCTCCACCTCCAGCTGACAACCACCGCTGCCTCCGCGCCCACGACACAGCCCTGGCCGTCAGCCGGCTCGGCCGGCTGACGCCGAGCGTTGCCTCCGCGCCCGGGACACAGCCGTGGCGGTCAGCCGGTTCGGCCGGCTGACGCCGAGTGTTGCCTCCGGGCCCGGGATGCAGCTGTGGCGGTCAGCTGGTTCGGCCGGCTGACGGTGAGTGTTGCTTCCGGGCCCGGGAGGCAGCCGTGGCGGTCAGCCGGTGCGGCCGGCTGACGGTGAGTGTTGCTTCCGGGCCCGGGAGGCAGCCGTGGCGGTCAGCCGGTGCGGCCGGCTGACGGTGAGTGTTGCTTCCGGGGGCGGGAGGCAGCTGTGGGGGTCAGCCGGTGCGGTCGGCTGACGGTGAGTGTTGCTTCCGGGGGCGGGAGGCAGCTGTGGCGGTCAGCTGGGGGTGGCCGGCTGACGCCGGGGGCTGCTTCAGAGGCCGTTCGGCAGCACCGGGCGTCAGCCGGGGTCGAGTTATGCGCTGGTGATGCGGAGGTTGTCGACGGCGGCTTCCACGAGAGAGGCGGTGCCCGCGTCGGCGGCCTCTATCTGGAGGCGGATCGTCTGTCCGGCGTACGCCGAAAGGTTTGCCGTTGCCGTTGCCCAGGCCGCCGCCTTGTTGCTGGCGGCGCCGCTCTGGCTCAGCACCGTGGTCGTGGTCGACCCCGAGACCACCCGGACCCGCAGGTAGTCGGCGCTGGTCGCGTTGTTGAGGTGGGCGAGGTACCAGGACAGGTTCAGCGTCAGCGTGCCGCTCGGCAGCGTGATCGACGGGGAGAGCAGGGTGGTCACGCCGCCGTCCAGGTCGTTGGCGCCGGCGCTGGACCCGGCAGTGGCGCCGGTGATCAGGGCGTAGCTGCCGCCGGCGGCCGCATCGAGCTGGGTGGCGACGCCGGAGCTGCTGGTGGCCGCCGGGTTGCCGCGTTCCAGCCGGCCGGCCGTGGCGGTGTCGGTCGACAGCGCGGTCCAGGTGGTGGCGGTCTCCAGGTCGTCGGACCAGACCGTCTGGCCGGGCGGCTGCTGACCGGCGGAGGCCAGGTTCCAGACCGCGTACGCGATGGCGTCCGCATTCCGGTCCAGCGCCGTGTCGTTGATGTTGGTCAGGGTGTCGCAGGACGCGTGGTAGCAGGGGTCGAACCGCCCGGTCGTCCCGCCCCAGAGCTGCACCTGCGCGGCGGTCTTTGTGCCCTCGGCCCCGGTGAACGTGCCGCCGGCCGGGATGCCGGCCCGGATGAACGGCCCGTAGTCGCTGCGCCCGTCGAAGTCGGTGCCCCGGGTCGGCACCCCGATCGACGTGAAGTACGCCGCGAGGGTCTGCTCGATCTCCGCCGATCCGGCCGGCCCGGGACCGGCGCCGGTGCCGTCGGAGTTGTCGCCGTCGTAGAGGAAGTAGCCGGCGTTCGGCGAGCCCACCATGTCGAAGTTGAGGTAACCGGTGATCGCCGACCGCTGGGCCGTGGTCAGCGAGTTCACGTACGCCGTGGAGCCGCGCAGACCCAGCTCCTCCGCGCCCCACCAGGCGAAACGCAGGTGCCGGTCGGGCTGGAACCCGGACCGGGCGACCTGCAGAGCCACCTCGAGGATGGCCGCCGAGCCGGAGCCGTTGTCGTTGATGCCGGGACCCGAGGTGACGCTGTCCAGGTGCCCGCCGATCATCAGCGTGTCCGAGGTGTCCCCGCCCGGCCAGTCGGCGAGCAGGTTGTAGCCGGTGGCGCTGTTGTAGGTGAATGACTGCCGGGTGGTGGTGAAGCCGGCGGCGTTGAGGAGGTTCTGCACGTAGGTGACCGAGGCGAGGTAACCGGGCCGGCCGTGGGCCCGGTTACCGCCGTTCGCGGTGGCGATGTTCTGGAACTGGGTCAGGTGGGCCTTGACGTTGGCGACCGGGATGTTCGGTGCCGGGACGGCAGCCTGGGCCGGGGCGGCGGCAGCCGTGGTCAGGCCGGCGACAAGGGTGGCGACGCCGAGGAGGGAGAGTGCTCGCATGGCCTGAGCATGGCAGCGCAGGCAGCTCACACCCTCATACCAATCGATACCTATCGCCGCCTATCTGGCTGCCTTCTTGGCCAGCTGGATCTGCTCGTACACCTTGGTCCGCAGCTCGACGAAGCGAGGGTCGGCCCGGGTGTGCAGCTGGTCCCGCTCGGCCGGCAGGTCGATGACCAGCTCGTCCTGCACCACGGTCGGCGACGAGGAGAGCATGACGACCCGCTGCCCCAGGTACACCGACTCGTCGATGTCGTGGGTGACGAACAGGATGGTCACGTTCAGCCGTTTCCACAGTGACCGGACCAGGTCCTCGAGGTCGGCGCGGGTCTGCGCGTCGACCGCCGCGAACGGCTCGTCCATCAGCAGGGTCTGCGGTTCGTACGCCACCGCGCGCGCGATCGCTACCCGCTGCTGCATGCCGCCGGAGAGCTGCCACGGGTACGCCGACTCGGTCCCGGTCAGCCCGACGGCGTCCAGCGCCTCGTCCACCAGCTCCTTGCGACGATTACGAGCCACCTTCTTCTGCTTGAGCGGCAGCTCCACGTTGTCCCGCACGCTCATCCAGGGGAACAGGCTGCGCCCGTATTCCTGGAAGACCACCGCCATGCCAGGCGGTGGACCGTCCACCGCCTTGCCGTTGACCCGCACGTCGCCGCCGGTCGGGTCGAGCAGTCCGGAGATGCAGCGCAGCAGGGTCGTCTTGCCGCAGCCGGACGGCCCGACCAGACAGACCAGGTCGCCGCTGTCCACGGTGAACGTGAGGTCGCGGAGTGCCTCCACCTCCCGGGAACCGGACCGGTAGACCTTCCGCAGGCCCTTCACCTCGAGCATCGTCGACCTCCTACCCTTGGCGCTGCGCCGCGCGCAGGCCCTCGTACCACCGCAGAGCCCGCCGCTCGGCGAGCCGGAACAGCAGCGACAGCACGAAACCGAGCAGGCCGAGCAGGATGATCCCGCTCCACATCTCGGGGATCGCGAAGCTGCGCTGGAACTGGACGATGGTGAAGCCCAGCCCGTTGCTGGCCGCGAACATCTCGCTGATCACCATCAGGATGATCGCGATCGACAGCGCCTGGCGCAGCCCCGCCGCGATCTGCGGACCCGCCGACGGCAGGATCACCCGGGTGAGCCGGGCCGGGCCGGTCACCCCGTACGCGCGGGCGGTGTCGAGCACCACGCTGTCCACCGCGCGCACCCCCTCGACGGTGTTGAGGAGGATCGGCCAGATGCAGCCGAAGACGATCACGATCACCTTCATGCCGTCGCCGATGCCGGCGAAGAGCATGATCACCGGTACGAGCACCGGCGGCGGAATCGCCCGGAAGAACTCCAGAACCGGTTCGACGGTGGCCCGCAGTCGCCGGTTCAGGCCGATCGCCACGCCCAGCGCGATGCCGATCAGCGCGGCCAGCAGATATCCGGCGAAGAGCCGCAGCAGGCTGGGGAAGACGTCGGCGCGCAGTCGGTCGGCCTGCCAGGTGTCGCCGAACGCGGTCAGGATGCTGCGCAGCGGCGGCGAGTAGAAGTTCTCGCTGCCGTCGCTGAGCACGAACCACGCGCCGAACAGCACGGCGGGCAGCGCGACGACGTAGAGAACCCGTTTCAGCACGTTCATGCGGTCACCTCGCCCCGGACCGACTGGTGCCAGGCGAGCAGGCGGCGCTCGCCGGTACGGGCCAGCAGGTTGATCAGCACGCCGAGGATGCCGGTGACGACGATCAGCGCGTACATGGTGGGGACGGCCTCGGACGCCTGCGCGACCGCGATCTCCTTGCCCAGGCCGGGCGCGCCGATCACCAGCTCGGCGGTGATCGCCAGGACCAGCGCGACCGAGGCGGCCAGCCGGATGCCGGTGAACACGTACGGCAGGGCGGTCGGCCAGAGCACGTGCCGGATCCGGGCCCACGCGGAGAACCGGAAGCTGCGCGCGGTTTCGTACGCGACCGGGTCGACGTCCGCCACCCCGTACAGGACCTGCACGAACACCTGCCAGAAGGCGGCGTAGCAGACCAGCATCAGGGTGGAGCCGATGTCGGTGCCGTAGAGCAGCACAGCCAGGGGGATGAGCGCGACCGACGGGATCGGCCGCAGGAACTCGACCGTGGAGGCGGTCAGCTCGCGCAGCACCGGGACCGAGCCGATCAGGATGCCGGCGAGGACGCCGGCGCTGACCGCGATGGCCAGCCCGAGCGCCCAGGCGATCAGGGTGTCGCCGAGTGAGGTCCAGAACTGGGGGCTGCCCGTCTCGTCGGCCAGCGCGGCGGCGATCCGGCTGGTCGGCGGCAGGTAGCGGTCGTCGACCAGGCCGAGCCGGGGGAGCAGTTCGATGATGAGGAGCAACCCGGCCAGACCGGCAGCGCCCAGAAGGGCGGGACTGCCGGACCGGGCCGGGTTGCGGCGGCGAACCGATGTCACGGGAGCAGCTTCTCCAGGTCCGGGTTGCCGGAGAAGATGCCGTCCGTGGCGCCGAGCGTCGCGAGCTTCTCGACCGACGGCTCGTTGATCTGGGTCGGCCACTTCGGCAGCACCAGCTTGGCGCCGAGCGCCGCGTCGATCTTGGTGTACGAGCTGAGCGTGGTGCGGACCTCGTCCGGGTGCGCGTCGGCGTACGCCAGCGACTCGTTGATCGCCTCGGTGAAGCGCTTGACCAGGTCGGGGTCGTCGGCGATCAGCTTGGTGGAGGCGAAGTACGCCGCCACGGTCAGGTCGTCCGCCGCGTCCACGAACGTCGAGGCCACCTCACGGCCACCGGCCGCCTTGATCGTGGAGAGCTGCGGCTCGACCACCCAGGCCGCGTCGATGTCGCCCTTCTCCAGGGCCGCCTGCATGTTCGGGAACGGCATCTCGACGAAGTTCACGTTCGCCCCGTCGCCGCCGGCCTTGCGCACCGACTCGCGGGTGACCGTGTCCCCGATGTTCTTGAGCGTGTTCACCGAGACCTTCTTGCCGACCAGGTCGGCCGCGGTCTTGATCGGGCTGTCCGCCTTGACCACCACGGCGCCGAAGTCCTTGCCCTGCTCACCGGTGGAGGCGACACCCGCGGCCACCGCCTTGATCGGCACGTTCTTGGTCTGCGCGATCATCAGGGAGGTGAAGTTGCTGAAGCCGAACTGGAACTGGCCGCTGACCACGCCGGGGACGATGGCGGCGCCACCCTGTCCGGCCTCCATGGTCAGCTCGATGTTGCGGTTCTTGAAGAAGCCTTTCTGCTGACCGAGGTAGATCGGCGCCACGTCGACGATCGGGATCACGCCGACCTTCACGTTGTCCACGCCGCCCGAGTCACCGGAACCGCTTGAGTCGCTCGATGTGCCGCACGCCGCCAGCGAACCGGCGACCGCCACCGCCACCATCCCCGCGAGAAGACGCCGCATATTTGCTCCTTCGAAATGTGTGCGCTCTCCGAACAAGAGTTCTCATGAAGAACGCTATGATGTGCCCCGTGTCACGTCAACGATTGCTTTCGATCATCTGATGCCGCGGGAACCGTACTACGTGCAGTCGCTCGAGCGGGGGCTCGCGGTGATCCGCGCATTCGACGCACAACATCGCGAATTGACCCTCAGTGACGTTGCCAGGGCCTGCGGTCTGACCCGCGCCGCGGCACGCCGATTTCTGCTGACTCTGACCGATCTGGGGTACGTGCGGACCGACGGGCGGCTGTTCTCCCTGGCCCCGCGCGTCCTGGAGCTCGGGTACTCGTACCTGTCCAGCCTCTCGCTACCCGAGGTCGCCGAGCCGCACCTGGAGCGGTTGGTCGCCCAGGTCCGCGAGTCGTCGTCGATGTCGGTGCTCGACGGTGACGACATCGTCTACGTGGCCCGTGTCCCAACCAGCAGGATCATGCGGGTCGCGATCAACGTCGGGACGCGGTTTCCGGCGTACGCGACCTCGATGGGCCGGGTCCTGCTGGCCGCGCTCTCACCGGCCGAGCTTGAGGCGTACCTCACACGGGCCAAGCTGGAGCCGCTCACCGACCGCACCATCTGTACGCCGGACGCGCTGCGCGCCGAGCTGGACCGGGTACGCGAGACCGGCCACTCGATCGTCGACCAGGAGCTGGAGGAGGGCCTGCGGGCCATCGCCGCCCCGATCCGCGACCGCAGCGGCGCGGCCACCGGCGCGGTCAACGTCTCGGTGCACGCCGCCCGCGCCACCGTCGACGACATCCGCGAACGCCTTCTGCCGCCGCTGCTCGCCGCCACCGCCGCCATCGAGGCCGACCTGCGCATCGCGGCTGGTTGACAGGGCCGTTCGCAATGCGGCTGGTTAACAGGGCTGTTCGAGGGCCTCGCTAACAGCCCTAATGAGATTTACCGGGTCGGCGTGAGTCAGACTCGGTGCCGGTAGCCGCCGGCAGGTGAGCACTGCTTAGCCCAGGACGTCGAGTCCTATTGACAGATCGTGCCCCTGCCTGGTGGTTGGGAGACCAGACCGCTGATGGGATGTCGTGCCCGCTGCGCTTTGGCGTGAGCACTTGATCATTAGGTTGCGGTAGTGCTCCCGCAGGCTGCTACGGATCGGCCGTGAACAGGGAGGACGAGGCGTTGTTGCTGCTGGTCGGGGACGACTGGGCCGAGGATCACCACGATGTGGAGGTGCAGGACGAGGCCGGTCGCCGGTTGGGCAGGGCCCGCCTGCCGGAGGGGATCGCGGGCATCTCCCGGTTGCACGCGATGATCGGCCAGCACGTCGGCGACGACGACGAGCCGGTCGAGGTCGTGGTCGGGATCGAGACCGAGCGGGGGCCATGGGTGCAGGCGCTGCTCGCAGCCGGCTATCAGGTGTACGCGATCAACCCGTTGCGGGTCGCCCGGTACCGGGAACGGCACAGCGTGTCCGGGGCCAAGAGCGACCCGGCCGATGCGCACACCCTGGCCGACATGGTGCGTACCGACCGGCATCAGCTGCGGCCGGTCGCCGGGGACAGTGACCTGGCCGAGGCGATCAAAGTGGTGACCCGGGCGCACAAGACGCTGATCTGGGAACGGACCCGGCACACACTGCGGCTGCGGCGGGCGTTGCTGGACTTCTTCCCCGCCGCGGTGACCGCCTTCGACGACCTGGACGCCCCGGACACCCTCGAACTGCTGGCGGCGGCACCGGACCCGGTCACCGCTGCCGCACTCGACGACGAGCAGATCACCACGGCGCTGCGCCGCGCGCGCCGCCGGGGCATACCCGGCAAGGTGGCCAAGATCCAGGAGGTGTTACGGACACCGCAGCTGGCCCAGCCGAGCGTGGTCGCCGGCGCCTACGCGGTCACCGTGCAGGCCCAGGTCGCGATCCTGACCACCTTCAACACCCAGATCGACATGATGGAACAGCAGGTGGGGGCGCATTTTGGCCGGCACCCGGACGGTGAGGTCTACCTGAGCCAGCCCGGCCTCGGTGGCATCCTCGGCGCCCGGGTGCTCGCCGAGTTCGGCGACGACAAGACCCGCTACTCCGATGCCAAGGCCCGCAAGAACTACGCCGGGACCTCCCCGATCACCAAGGCATCCGGCAAGAAGAAGATCGTGCTCGCCCGCTACGTCCACAACGACCGGCTCATCGATGCCCTCGGCCAGCAGGCCTTCGCCGCGCTGAAGGCCTC is part of the Actinoplanes sp. NBC_00393 genome and harbors:
- a CDS encoding IS110 family transposase, coding for MLLVGDDWAEDHHDVEVQDEAGRRLGRARLPEGIAGISRLHAMIGQHVGDDDEPVEVVVGIETERGPWVQALLAAGYQVYAINPLRVARYRERHSVSGAKSDPADAHTLADMVRTDRHQLRPVAGDSDLAEAIKVVTRAHKTLIWERTRHTLRLRRALLDFFPAAVTAFDDLDAPDTLELLAAAPDPVTAAALDDEQITTALRRARRRGIPGKVAKIQEVLRTPQLAQPSVVAGAYAVTVQAQVAILTTFNTQIDMMEQQVGAHFGRHPDGEVYLSQPGLGGILGARVLAEFGDDKTRYSDAKARKNYAGTSPITKASGKKKIVLARYVHNDRLIDALGQQAFAALKASPGARAYYDQQRTRGIGHRAALRQLGNRLVGILHGCLKTGTPYDEHTAWTHHQQDQQLAA
- a CDS encoding IclR family transcriptional regulator domain-containing protein, yielding MPREPYYVQSLERGLAVIRAFDAQHRELTLSDVARACGLTRAAARRFLLTLTDLGYVRTDGRLFSLAPRVLELGYSYLSSLSLPEVAEPHLERLVAQVRESSSMSVLDGDDIVYVARVPTSRIMRVAINVGTRFPAYATSMGRVLLAALSPAELEAYLTRAKLEPLTDRTICTPDALRAELDRVRETGHSIVDQELEEGLRAIAAPIRDRSGAATGAVNVSVHAARATVDDIRERLLPPLLAATAAIEADLRIAAG
- a CDS encoding ABC transporter permease encodes the protein MTSVRRRNPARSGSPALLGAAGLAGLLLIIELLPRLGLVDDRYLPPTSRIAAALADETGSPQFWTSLGDTLIAWALGLAIAVSAGVLAGILIGSVPVLRELTASTVEFLRPIPSVALIPLAVLLYGTDIGSTLMLVCYAAFWQVFVQVLYGVADVDPVAYETARSFRFSAWARIRHVLWPTALPYVFTGIRLAASVALVLAITAELVIGAPGLGKEIAVAQASEAVPTMYALIVVTGILGVLINLLARTGERRLLAWHQSVRGEVTA
- a CDS encoding ABC transporter substrate-binding protein, which translates into the protein MRRLLAGMVAVAVAGSLAACGTSSDSSGSGDSGGVDNVKVGVIPIVDVAPIYLGQQKGFFKNRNIELTMEAGQGGAAIVPGVVSGQFQFGFSNFTSLMIAQTKNVPIKAVAAGVASTGEQGKDFGAVVVKADSPIKTAADLVGKKVSVNTLKNIGDTVTRESVRKAGGDGANVNFVEMPFPNMQAALEKGDIDAAWVVEPQLSTIKAAGGREVASTFVDAADDLTVAAYFASTKLIADDPDLVKRFTEAINESLAYADAHPDEVRTTLSSYTKIDAALGAKLVLPKWPTQINEPSVEKLATLGATDGIFSGNPDLEKLLP